One Panicum virgatum strain AP13 chromosome 3N, P.virgatum_v5, whole genome shotgun sequence DNA segment encodes these proteins:
- the LOC120664391 gene encoding E3 ubiquitin-protein ligase ATL42-like yields the protein MPLLRQLLPILVVLVSAAACSAAAQPTTAEAAPESTPGAGIRVSFRPSVAIVVGIFTMIFSLTLLLLMYAKFCHSSSTPLPAAIPTAPAPPQGGVPKPVVESLPFFRFATLRGARQGMECSVCLARFDDADHLRLLPRCRHAFHLACVDRWLESNASCPLCRARVDADDASLGLKYPSSARIVFGGDGLSSGRLGDDAASGRDLLDIFVERVPSARFAGAAGRKQADEEAPARAPSPELDRHKHRIIVSDVVFKSRWSDLNSAALIGLDTEMMRSMSSGRFSLPDSPELNEAKLSTAVEEEVGGAAPTTERKRLLVDGRGGGGWCSSSAAVDAVPAAASRMISSGVRSMSEIVSLPRLRGAARERLSEEENRRWLPIARRTARWFAGRARAKEEAEPGAASAHVVAAHV from the coding sequence atgccgctGCTGCGCCAGCTCCTCCCTATCCTCGTGGTCCTCgtgtccgcggcggcgtgctccgCGGCCGCGCAGCCGACCACCGCCGAGGCCGCTCCCGAGAGCACGCCGGGCGCCGGCATCAGGGTCTCGTTCCGCCCCAGCGTGGCCATCGTGGTCGGCATCTTCACCATGATCTTCTCCCTCACTTTGCTCCTCCTCATGTACGCCAAGTTCTGCCACTCGTCCTCCAcgcccctccccgccgcgaTCCCGaccgcccccgcgccgccgcagggcgGCGTCCCAAAGCCGGTGGTCGAGTCGCTGCCCTTCTTCCGCTTCGCCACGCTGCGCGGGGCGCGCCAGGGGATGGAGTGCTCAGTGTGCCTCGCCCGCTTCGACGACGCCgaccacctccgcctcctcccgcgcTGCCGCCACGCCTTCCACCTGGCCTGCGTCGACCGCTGGCTCGAGTCCAACGCCAGCTGCCCGCTCTGCCGGGCGCGCGTCGACGCTGACGACGCCTCGCTCGGGCTCAAGTACCCCTCCAGCGCCCGCATCGtcttcggcggcgacggcctgtCCTCCGGCCGCCTCGGCGACGACGCGGCGAGCGGGCGCGACCTCCTCGACATCTTCGTGGAGCGCGTGCCGTCCGCGAGGTTCGCGGGGGCCGCGGGCCGGAAGCAGGCGGACGAGgaggcgccggcgagggcgccgtcgccggagctggACAGGCACAAACACCGCATCATCGTGTCGGACGTCGTGTTCAAGAGCCGGTGGAGCGATCTCAACTCCGCCGCCCTCATCGGCCTCGACACCGAGATGATGCGCTCCATGTCCAGCGGCCGCTTCTCCCTCCCGGATTCCCCGGAGCTGAACGAAGCCAAGCTATCCACAGCAGTAGAGGAGGAGGTTGGTGGTGCCGCACCGACGACGGAGAGGAAGCGGCTGCTGGTGgacggccgaggcggcggcgggtggtgcaGCAGCTCCGCGGCGGTTGAcgccgtgccggcggcggcgtcgaggatgATATCCTCCGGGGTGCGGTCCATGTCGGAGATCGTGAGCCTGCCTCggctgcgcggcgcggcgagggagcggctGTCGGAGGAGGAGAACCGGCGGTGGCTGCCGATcgcgcggcggacggcgcggtGGTTCGCCGGCCGCGCCAGGGCGAAGGAGGAGGCCGAGCCGGGAGCGGCGAGTGCCCACGTCGTGGCGGCGCATGTGTGA
- the LOC120667563 gene encoding aspartic proteinase NANA, chloroplast-like, with product MMPGRRVLLLALHGLLCLQVQLAARAEMQGDDGSIEDGSSIHFPVSPPVVPDAAEERREHFRALEAKDRFRHERLLAMSSSARNGSRRQARQTSKVPEVLSDTSEFAELPMRSALNIAHVGMYLVSVRFGTPALPFNLVLDTANDLTWISCRLRRRKGKHYGRSSPAQTMSVGTDGVPVKKATTNFFRPSKSSSWRRIRCTQPLCGALPYTTCEPTQTASCSYHQKMQDGTVTIGIYGMEKATVALSDGKMAKLPGLVLGCSVMEAGANVDAHDGVLSLGNGEISFGVIAASRFASRFSFCLLSANSERSASSYLTFGPNPAVMGPGTMVTDISYNNDIRVGFGFRVIGITVGDQALDIPPEVWNDRLKYGGVILDTGTSVTGLVPAAYDAVTGALDSHLGHLPRADIAGFEFCYNWTFTGDGVDPANNVTVPSFTVELQGGAVLQADAKSVVMPEVQRGVACLAFRKLLEGGPNIIGNVLMQEHIWEFDHRTGIMKFRKDKCTNHHLKDNSNSTAAAAPDVHQAPRYVN from the exons ATGATGCCGGGCCGCCGGGtgctcctcctcgccctccaTGGCCTCCTCTGCCTGCAGGTGCAGCTGGCCGCCCGCGCCGAGATGCAGGGCGACGACGGCTCCATCGAGGACGGCAGCTCCATCCACTTCCCTGTGTCCCCGCCGGTGGTGCCAGACGccgcggaggagcggcgcgagCACTTCCGCGCCCTGGAGGCCAAGGACCGGTTCCGGCACGAGCGGCTGCTGGCGATGTCCTCCTCCGCGCGGAACGGCAGCCGGAGGCAGGCGCGGCAGACCTCCAAGGTGCCGGAAGTGCTGTCCGACACGTCGGAGTTCGCGGAGCTGCCGATGCGGAGCGCCCTCAACATCGCGCACGTCGGCATGTACCTGGTGTCCGTGCGCTTCGGCACGCCGGCGCTGCCCTTCAACCTGGTGCTGGACACCGCCAACGACCTGACGTGGATCAGCTGCCGCCTGCGGCGCCGCAAGGGCAAGCACTACGGGCGGTCGTCGCCGGCCCAGACGATGTCGGTGGGCACCGACGGCGTGCCGGTGAAGAAGGCGACCACCAACTTTTTCCGGCCGTCCAAGTCGTCGTCGTGGCGCAGGATCCGGTGCACGCAGCCCTTGTGCGGGGCGCTGCCCTACACCACGTGCGAACCCACCCAGACGGCCTCGTGCAGCTACCACCAAAA GATGCAAGACGGCACGGTGACCATCGGCATCTACGGGATGGAGAAGGCGACGGTGGCGTTGTCGGACGGGAAGATGGCCAAGCTGCCGGGCCTAGTCCTGGGCTGCTCCGTCATGGAGGCCGGCGCCAACGTGGACGCCCACGACGGCGTGCTCTCGCTGGGCAACGGCGAGATCTCCTTCGGCGTCATCGCCGCCAGCCGCTTCGCCAGCCGCTTCTCCTTCTGCCTCCTCAGCGCCAACAGCGAGCGCAGCGCCTCCAGCTACCTCACCTTCGGCCCCAACCCCGCCGTGATGGGGCCGGGCACCATGGTCACCGACATCAGCTACAACAACGACATCCGCGTGGGCTTCGGCTTCCGCGTCATCGGCATCACCGTCGGCGACCAGGCCCTGGACATCCCGCCCGAGGTGTGGAACGACAGGCTCAAGTACGGCGGCGTCATCCTCGACACGGGCACGTCGGTGACGGGGCTCGTGCCGGCGGCGTACGACGCCGTGACGGGCGCCCTCGACAGCCACCTGGGGCACCTGCCGCGGGCCGACATCGCCGGCTTCGAGTTCTGCTACAACTGGACCTtcaccggcgacggcgtcgaCCCGGCCAACAACGTGACGGTGCCCAGCTTCACGGTGGAGCTGCAGGGCGGCGCGGTGCTGCAGGCGGACGCCAAGAGCGTGGTCATGCCGGAGGTGCAGCGCGGGGTGGCGTGCCTGGCGTTCCGGAAGCTGCTGGAGGGCGGGCCCAACATCATCGGCAACGTGCTCATGCAGGAGCACATCTGGGAGTTCGACCACCGCACCGGGATCATGAAGTTCAGGAAGGACAAGTGCACCAACCACCATCTCAAAGACAATTCCAATtccaccgcagcagcagcaccagacGTCCATCAAGCCCCGAGATACGTCAACTGA
- the LOC120664392 gene encoding uncharacterized protein LOC120664392, with amino-acid sequence MSSSSSALAKGKSAVGSSSGSAKFEAKGKSSAAAASAKRATTTRGRGKAEKKVYSLPGQKFDPPEEREPLRIFYESLSKQIPSSEMAEFWLMEHGLLSPERAKKAYERKQKRQQQVRMGTPIKPSGRKDRPAESSRKPAASSNMNLKAKKRVDYSDDDDDFIVKLKRSTKG; translated from the exons atgtcgtcgtcgtcctcggcccTGGCCAAGGGCAAGTCCGCAGTCGGATCCTCGTCCGGATCCGCCAAATTCGAG GCCAAAGGGAAATCCTCAGCAGCAGCCGCCTCCGCCAAGCGAGCGACCACCACCAGGGGCAGAGGGAAGGCCGAGAAGAAGGTCTACTCGCTGCCCGGCCAGAAGTTCGATCCTCCGGAGGAGAGGGAGCCTCTCAGGATATTCTACGAGTCCTTGTCCAAGCAGATCCCCTCCAGTGAGATGGCTGAATTCTG GTTAATGGAGCATGGTTTGTTGTCTCCGGAGAGAGCAAAGAAAGCATATGAAAGGAAGCAAAAGCGGCAGCAGCAAGTTCGAATGGGGACCCCGATTAAGCCTAGCGGAAGAAAAGACAGACCAGCCGAAAGTTCAAGGAAACCAGCCGCATCGAGCAATATGAACTTGAAGGCAAAGAAAAGAGTTGATTACAGTGACGACGATGACGATTTCATTGTGAAGTTGAAGAGATCCACCAAGGGGTGA